From Streptosporangium album, the proteins below share one genomic window:
- a CDS encoding NAD(P)H-dependent flavin oxidoreductase, translating to MSRLLSDLGIDLPVLAAPMAGGPSTPALVTAAARVGGLGFLAGGYKTAQALAGQIHTVRADGVPFGVNLFVPNPVPISAEAYRGYAQAVQPEAELYGLKLTDGDPVEDDDQWTDKVDLLTASPVPWVSFTFGIPDRAVGDALRRADTTVLQNVTSTDEARRAAEIGVDALIVQASTAGGHSATLTPERPLTPVPLPELVGQVRDAVTLPVIATGGIATPADVAAALHAGAEAVMVGTLLLRTDESGASAPHKAALVDPAFETTIVTRAFTGRPARALRNHFTDRFDAIAPAGYPALHHLTGPLRKAATAAGDTRLIHLWAGTGHREARSEPAEQALARLASRL from the coding sequence ATGAGCAGACTGCTGTCCGATCTCGGAATCGACCTCCCGGTCCTCGCCGCGCCGATGGCTGGCGGACCGAGCACACCCGCACTCGTCACGGCGGCCGCGCGCGTCGGCGGCCTGGGCTTTCTCGCCGGCGGGTACAAGACCGCGCAGGCGTTGGCCGGGCAGATCCACACCGTACGGGCGGACGGAGTGCCGTTCGGCGTCAACCTGTTCGTCCCCAACCCAGTCCCCATCTCCGCCGAGGCGTACCGGGGTTACGCCCAGGCGGTGCAGCCCGAGGCCGAGCTGTACGGGCTGAAGCTCACCGACGGGGACCCGGTGGAGGACGACGATCAGTGGACGGACAAGGTCGACCTGCTGACCGCGAGTCCCGTCCCCTGGGTGTCCTTCACCTTCGGTATCCCCGACCGCGCGGTCGGGGATGCCCTGCGCCGGGCCGACACCACCGTCCTGCAGAACGTCACCTCGACCGACGAGGCACGCCGGGCGGCGGAGATCGGAGTCGACGCACTGATCGTGCAGGCGTCCACGGCCGGCGGGCACTCGGCCACGCTCACCCCCGAGCGACCGCTCACGCCTGTGCCGCTGCCCGAGCTGGTAGGCCAAGTGCGTGACGCCGTCACCTTGCCGGTCATCGCCACCGGCGGAATCGCCACCCCGGCCGATGTGGCGGCCGCGCTGCATGCCGGTGCGGAAGCCGTTATGGTCGGCACCCTCCTACTGCGTACGGACGAGAGCGGAGCATCGGCGCCGCACAAGGCGGCTCTCGTGGACCCCGCCTTCGAGACGACCATCGTCACGCGCGCCTTCACGGGGCGGCCCGCCCGCGCCCTGCGCAACCACTTCACCGACCGCTTCGACGCGATCGCCCCCGCCGGCTACCCCGCCCTGCACCACCTCACCGGCCCGCTGCGCAAGGCGGCCACCGCGGCCGGAGACACCCGGCTGATCCACCTGTGGGCCGGAACGGGACACCGCGAGGCGAGGAGTGAGCCTGCTGAGCAGGCACTCGCTCGGCTTGCCAGTCGGCTCTAG
- a CDS encoding tautomerase family protein, producing MRIDMVRGRRSDEIKAIADATHEAIVKVLHIPERDRFQIITEHDADHLIALDAGLGFDRSSGVVMIQIFTQAGRTTEVKQELFRTIADSLGYVGVAGEDVFIGIAENGPQDWSFTHGRAQYVEGDLAVPGGSGT from the coding sequence GTGCGGATTGACATGGTCCGTGGACGTCGATCGGACGAGATCAAGGCGATCGCCGACGCGACACACGAGGCGATTGTGAAGGTGCTGCACATCCCCGAGCGCGACCGGTTTCAGATCATCACCGAGCACGATGCCGACCACCTGATCGCCCTGGACGCCGGGCTCGGTTTCGACCGCAGCTCCGGCGTGGTGATGATCCAGATCTTCACCCAGGCAGGCCGCACCACCGAGGTCAAGCAGGAGCTGTTCCGCACCATCGCCGACAGCCTGGGGTACGTCGGTGTTGCCGGCGAGGATGTCTTCATCGGCATCGCCGAGAACGGCCCTCAGGATTGGTCGTTCACCCACGGGCGCGCTCAGTACGTCGAAGGTGATCTCGCCGTCCCCGGTGGTTCGGGCACCTGA
- a CDS encoding lytic transglycosylase domain-containing protein, giving the protein MREGDPAKGNPPEPVVLLALHQQRIYRYLVRNPQVASRTYTRLPKALAGQAEDNVTAGRDLLSLVRPISGSAKFRVQPPEPADVLLGHFRRAGHRFGVEWEVLAAVMFVETKFGRVRSPSYTGAKGPMQFMPGTWDAYGMGGDVHDTRDALLAAANYLHASGAPRDYRRALYAYNHSQAYVNAVLLYTRQIKRDIRNYYAYYNWQVFVVTTRGDRRLTGP; this is encoded by the coding sequence GTGCGCGAGGGGGACCCCGCCAAGGGGAATCCCCCTGAGCCGGTGGTGCTGCTGGCCCTGCACCAGCAGCGCATCTACCGCTACCTGGTCCGTAATCCACAGGTCGCCTCCCGCACCTACACCAGGTTGCCGAAGGCCCTGGCCGGGCAGGCGGAAGACAACGTGACGGCCGGCCGGGATCTGCTCTCCCTCGTCCGCCCCATCAGCGGGTCGGCGAAATTCCGCGTCCAGCCGCCCGAGCCCGCCGATGTCCTGCTCGGCCATTTCCGGCGTGCCGGGCACCGGTTCGGCGTCGAGTGGGAGGTGCTGGCGGCGGTGATGTTCGTCGAGACCAAGTTCGGCCGCGTGAGGTCACCGAGCTACACGGGCGCCAAGGGGCCCATGCAGTTCATGCCGGGAACGTGGGACGCCTACGGGATGGGCGGTGACGTCCACGACACCCGCGACGCCTTGCTCGCCGCGGCCAACTACCTGCACGCGTCGGGGGCACCGCGCGACTACCGGCGCGCGCTGTACGCCTACAACCACTCCCAGGCCTACGTCAACGCGGTGCTGCTGTACACGCGCCAGATCAAGCGGGACATCAGGAACTACTACGCCTACTACAACTGGCAGGTGTTCGTGGTTACCACCCGTGGCGACCGCCGCCTCACCGGCCCCTGA
- a CDS encoding GlxA family transcriptional regulator → MKERHFVVVGYDAAALLDIACVVASLESANWYGAAPYYKVRLVTPGARPIDCGPTVTLHTSEKLERVTGPIDTLLVSGGIGSQDAAANRLILAHIRRLARESRRVASVCTGTWILAAAGLLDGRRATTHWSWADQLAAHHPEVHVDPDPIFIRDGNVYTSAGVTSALDLTLALIEEDNGAELARTVARQLVTYLQRPGNQAQMSMFTAAPPPSNSLVKRVVDHITGHLDADLTVAALATDAGVSERHLTRLFLQHLGQTPGKFVRQARAEAAAHLLVSTSLCMATVASRCGFGTAETLRQAFIDRYGVPPSHYRLTQSRMASQARH, encoded by the coding sequence ATGAAGGAGCGGCATTTCGTGGTCGTCGGGTACGACGCCGCCGCGTTACTCGACATCGCCTGCGTGGTGGCGAGCTTGGAGAGCGCGAACTGGTACGGCGCGGCTCCCTACTACAAGGTCCGCCTGGTCACACCGGGAGCGCGACCCATCGACTGCGGCCCTACCGTGACGCTGCACACCAGCGAGAAGCTCGAACGGGTCACAGGCCCGATCGACACGCTGCTCGTGTCCGGTGGGATCGGCAGCCAGGACGCAGCGGCCAACCGGCTGATTCTCGCGCACATCCGTCGGCTGGCGCGAGAGAGCCGCCGGGTGGCGTCCGTGTGCACGGGAACGTGGATCCTGGCCGCCGCCGGGCTCCTCGACGGCCGGCGCGCCACCACCCACTGGAGCTGGGCGGACCAACTCGCCGCGCACCACCCGGAGGTCCACGTGGATCCCGACCCCATCTTCATCCGTGACGGAAACGTCTACACCTCGGCCGGCGTCACCAGCGCCCTTGACCTGACGCTCGCCCTCATCGAGGAGGACAACGGCGCCGAGCTCGCGCGGACCGTAGCCCGGCAGCTCGTGACCTACCTGCAGCGGCCGGGCAACCAGGCGCAGATGAGCATGTTCACCGCCGCCCCACCGCCGTCCAACAGCCTGGTCAAACGGGTGGTCGACCACATCACCGGCCACCTGGACGCAGACCTGACCGTCGCGGCGCTGGCCACCGACGCGGGCGTGAGCGAGCGGCACCTGACGCGGCTGTTCCTCCAACACCTCGGACAGACCCCGGGCAAGTTCGTACGGCAGGCCCGCGCGGAAGCGGCAGCCCACCTGCTGGTCTCCACTTCCCTGTGCATGGCTACCGTGGCCAGCCGCTGTGGATTCGGCACGGCCGAGACCCTGCGCCAAGCCTTCATCGACCGTTACGGCGTCCCGCCCTCGCACTACCGACTCACCCAGTCACGCATGGCGTCGCAGGCGCGCCATTGA
- a CDS encoding nuclear transport factor 2 family protein: MASHSAISPQEAADRLAIRELIDAYAHCADRRDAKGQMALFTADTRFLVFMDATAAEPTQELHGRDSLAPVFDNLNTYETTTHFNGQSTVSLDGDRATAESYCLAHHLSVGEDGQRTLMIASIRYLDELVKQDSGWLFAERRLMVDWTETRPSVA, from the coding sequence ATGGCTTCCCATTCCGCTATCTCACCCCAGGAGGCCGCCGACCGGCTGGCCATCCGTGAACTGATCGACGCCTATGCCCACTGTGCGGACCGCCGCGACGCGAAGGGTCAGATGGCGCTCTTCACTGCCGACACCCGGTTCCTCGTGTTCATGGATGCCACGGCTGCCGAGCCGACTCAGGAGCTGCACGGCCGCGACTCGCTGGCTCCGGTCTTCGACAATCTGAACACTTACGAGACCACCACTCACTTCAACGGGCAGAGCACGGTTTCGCTGGACGGAGACCGGGCAACGGCTGAGAGCTATTGCCTGGCGCATCACCTGTCGGTGGGTGAGGACGGACAGCGTACGCTGATGATCGCCTCTATCCGCTATCTCGACGAACTCGTCAAGCAGGACAGCGGGTGGCTGTTCGCCGAACGCAGACTGATGGTCGACTGGACCGAGACGCGGCCCTCCGTCGCCTGA
- a CDS encoding epimerase, with product MKVVIFGASGMIGQGVLRACLLDPAVTRVLVVVRSPLGISHPKLREVIHQDFTDLSAISGQLVGLDACFYCLGISSSGRSEAEYTRITYDCTLAAARAVSAPNPGLTFTYVSGEGTDSSERGRTMWARVKGRTENALLAMPMDAYMFRPGYIHPRHGAVSKTPAYRVLYALTSWLYPLLHRLAPRHTTTTEHIGRTMLAVTRPGAVEQRILYSPEINRLGGGSGDAATKTG from the coding sequence GTGAAAGTCGTCATCTTCGGCGCGTCCGGCATGATCGGACAGGGCGTACTGCGCGCCTGTCTCCTCGACCCGGCCGTCACGCGTGTGCTGGTGGTGGTCCGCAGCCCGCTTGGCATCAGCCATCCCAAGCTGCGGGAAGTCATCCACCAGGACTTCACCGACCTGTCCGCCATCTCCGGGCAGCTGGTCGGTCTCGATGCCTGCTTCTACTGTCTCGGCATCTCATCGTCCGGTCGCAGCGAGGCGGAGTACACCCGCATCACCTACGACTGCACCCTCGCTGCCGCGCGTGCCGTGTCCGCGCCCAACCCCGGATTGACCTTCACCTACGTCTCAGGAGAGGGCACCGACAGCAGCGAACGCGGCCGGACCATGTGGGCCCGCGTTAAGGGCCGCACCGAGAACGCTCTGCTGGCCATGCCGATGGACGCGTACATGTTCCGCCCCGGCTATATCCACCCCCGCCACGGAGCAGTCTCCAAGACGCCGGCGTACCGGGTGCTCTACGCCCTCACCTCCTGGCTCTACCCCCTGCTGCACCGCCTCGCTCCCCGTCACACCACAACCACCGAACACATCGGCCGCACCATGCTCGCCGTCACCCGGCCCGGAGCGGTCGAGCAGCGGATCCTGTACAGCCCGGAAATCAACCGGCTGGGCGGCGGGAGCGGGGATGCCGCGACGAAAACGGGGTGA
- a CDS encoding aldo/keto reductase, whose product MEHRALGRQGLTVSVQGLGCMGMSVFYGATDETESLATIDRALELGITLLDTAESYGPFVNEQLLGQALAGRRDAAVLATKTGVEITDDGRLLDLNGRPEYVRRALERSLRHLGTDHVDLYYLHRIDPKVPIEETIGALAELVAEGKVRHIGVCEASAQTIRRAHAVHPLTAVQTEYSLFERDIEHNGVLDTLRELQIGLVAYSPLGRGFLSGAITSPDDFAEDDWRRTDPRFQSENFDRNLDVVREVRRIASAKDVTPSQLALAWVQHQGAVAIPGTKRRRYLKENIAATEVTLSAEDLAAIEAVAPHGVVTGDRYAPEFMGTLNG is encoded by the coding sequence ATGGAACACCGCGCACTGGGCCGCCAGGGGCTGACCGTCAGCGTGCAGGGTCTCGGCTGCATGGGCATGAGCGTCTTCTACGGCGCCACCGACGAGACCGAGTCGCTGGCCACCATCGACCGCGCCCTGGAGCTGGGCATCACCCTGCTGGACACCGCCGAGAGCTACGGCCCCTTCGTCAACGAGCAGCTCCTTGGCCAGGCGCTGGCAGGGCGCCGGGATGCCGCCGTCCTTGCTACCAAGACCGGCGTGGAGATCACCGACGACGGCCGGCTACTCGACCTGAACGGCCGGCCCGAGTACGTGCGCCGGGCACTCGAACGTTCGCTGCGGCACTTGGGCACCGACCACGTCGACCTGTACTACCTGCACCGCATCGACCCCAAGGTGCCGATCGAGGAGACCATCGGCGCGCTGGCCGAGCTGGTTGCCGAGGGCAAGGTACGCCACATCGGCGTGTGCGAGGCGTCCGCCCAGACGATCCGGCGTGCCCACGCCGTGCACCCGCTCACCGCTGTCCAGACCGAGTACTCGCTCTTCGAACGCGACATCGAACACAACGGCGTGCTCGACACCCTGCGGGAACTGCAGATCGGACTGGTCGCCTACTCCCCGCTGGGGCGCGGCTTCCTCTCTGGCGCCATCACCAGCCCCGACGACTTCGCCGAGGACGACTGGCGCCGGACGGACCCCCGCTTCCAGAGCGAGAACTTCGACCGCAACCTCGACGTCGTCCGCGAGGTGCGCCGCATCGCCTCCGCCAAGGACGTCACGCCCTCCCAGCTGGCCCTCGCCTGGGTCCAGCACCAGGGCGCGGTCGCCATCCCGGGCACCAAGCGGCGCCGCTACCTGAAGGAGAACATCGCTGCGACCGAGGTGACCCTCTCCGCCGAGGACCTCGCCGCGATCGAGGCGGTCGCCCCGCACGGCGTGGTCACCGGCGACCGCTACGCACCCGAGTTCATGGGCACGCTCAACGGCTGA
- a CDS encoding TetR/AcrR family transcriptional regulator, which produces MPRNSSATKARLLDAAFTEFATYGIAGARVDRIAEAAGANKRLIYVYFGNKEQLFDEVLHRAMTEGAESVPFDVEDLPGYAGAIFDHLVARPDLMRLRLWRLLERPSATGLEPDTFRRKVAEVADAQQRGDLAPEIQPDDLLTMVLAMAQAWFWAAEDVDPGQVSQSWPPERLALHRSAVVEAARRISQKTADAQGS; this is translated from the coding sequence ATGCCACGGAACTCCAGCGCTACCAAGGCCAGGCTGCTCGACGCCGCCTTCACTGAATTCGCCACCTACGGCATCGCAGGCGCCCGAGTGGACCGGATCGCCGAGGCGGCAGGTGCGAACAAGCGGCTGATCTACGTCTACTTCGGCAACAAGGAGCAGCTGTTCGACGAGGTGCTGCACCGGGCGATGACAGAGGGCGCCGAGTCGGTCCCGTTCGACGTCGAGGACCTGCCCGGATACGCCGGCGCGATCTTCGACCACCTCGTCGCCCGGCCGGACCTGATGCGCCTGCGACTGTGGAGGCTACTGGAACGCCCCTCCGCCACCGGACTCGAACCGGACACCTTCCGGCGCAAAGTCGCGGAAGTGGCCGACGCGCAGCAGCGTGGCGATCTCGCCCCGGAGATACAGCCGGACGATCTCCTGACCATGGTCCTCGCCATGGCCCAGGCGTGGTTCTGGGCCGCCGAGGACGTCGATCCCGGACAGGTCAGCCAGTCCTGGCCGCCAGAGCGACTGGCCCTGCACCGCTCAGCAGTTGTCGAGGCCGCCCGCCGGATCAGTCAGAAAACTGCTGACGCTCAGGGCTCGTAA
- a CDS encoding serine hydrolase yields MRQLRRELDDAGLNGSFLVRDLHSGDEIGIEPDLEFPISSLVKVPLAVATLERIRKGELDGSTQILVQPTGITVPGPTGLGRFRHPARVAVDDLLYLSIAVSDSTAADALFALTPPTEVSAMLHGLGLRGIAVRHTVQELIETPAERLDPGEVHLAHFLAIEAGTAGRGHRVPQLDVTRANSGSARAFVELLQALWTPSPIDPGVAERVRGLMADNLLRQRLAPDFSSDASRWSSKTGTLLNLRHEVGVVEHADGQVFAVAVLTESRVPAISQPGAEALMAQVARTLRDRLRQDGLRDLACGGGPGVA; encoded by the coding sequence ATGCGACAGCTCCGGCGAGAGCTCGACGATGCCGGGCTGAACGGATCGTTCCTGGTCCGGGATCTGCACTCCGGTGACGAGATCGGTATCGAGCCGGACCTCGAGTTCCCGATCTCCTCGCTCGTCAAGGTCCCGCTCGCCGTCGCGACGCTCGAACGTATCCGGAAGGGGGAACTCGACGGCTCCACTCAGATCCTGGTTCAGCCGACCGGGATCACCGTTCCGGGGCCGACCGGGCTGGGCAGGTTCCGGCATCCGGCCCGGGTCGCCGTCGACGACCTGCTCTACCTCAGCATCGCGGTGAGCGACAGCACGGCGGCGGACGCGCTCTTCGCCCTCACCCCGCCCACCGAGGTCTCCGCGATGCTGCACGGGCTGGGGCTCCGCGGCATCGCGGTCCGCCATACCGTCCAGGAGCTCATCGAGACTCCGGCGGAACGTCTCGATCCCGGCGAGGTCCACCTCGCCCACTTCCTCGCCATCGAGGCGGGAACGGCCGGGCGGGGGCATCGGGTACCGCAACTGGACGTGACCCGCGCGAACTCGGGATCCGCGCGGGCGTTCGTCGAACTCCTGCAGGCGCTGTGGACCCCGTCTCCGATCGACCCTGGCGTGGCCGAGCGGGTACGGGGCCTGATGGCCGACAACCTCCTGCGGCAGCGGCTGGCCCCCGATTTCAGCTCCGACGCGTCCAGGTGGTCCTCCAAGACCGGGACGCTGCTCAACCTCCGTCACGAGGTCGGCGTCGTCGAGCACGCCGACGGCCAGGTCTTCGCCGTCGCCGTACTGACCGAGTCCCGCGTACCGGCCATCAGCCAACCCGGAGCCGAGGCGCTCATGGCACAGGTCGCGCGGACACTCCGCGATCGGCTACGACAGGACGGGCTACGCGACCTTGCCTGCGGGGGCGGTCCAGGTGTTGCATGA
- a CDS encoding LysR family transcriptional regulator, whose product MDVLGAWRAFVNVSERGSFTEGAAATRVPQSVASRRIAALEKHLGERLFDRSSRGAILTQFGRDLLPSAKRLVRLADDMEHEAEQAKLSPLRLAVPDICTVRDLARLDVEARRKGIYLHFHAALPAERAGLVRSREVRAALVAVPPGDATWSVRLGLAGAADLPVKTVYAETLRAGRTARSSRRSRIWIQPEDDVPHIRDRMFRIRDAIGLQPAQVGVSTTLTTAAAEVLGSTDLLLCSVGQAEELGLHWRPLGEIQLVRGFEVSAAVGDDAERIRTRLRHPIARCLGAHDRDSEHDQDDTHHQVGAHDQDGGTPSRSST is encoded by the coding sequence GTGGACGTCCTTGGAGCCTGGCGAGCGTTCGTCAATGTGAGCGAGCGAGGGAGCTTCACCGAGGGCGCGGCTGCCACCCGGGTGCCGCAGTCGGTCGCGAGCCGCCGGATCGCCGCCCTGGAGAAGCACCTCGGGGAGCGGCTGTTCGACCGGTCGTCGCGCGGGGCGATCCTCACCCAGTTCGGCCGGGACCTGCTTCCCTCAGCGAAGCGTCTCGTCCGCCTGGCCGACGACATGGAACACGAGGCGGAGCAGGCCAAGCTCAGTCCCCTCCGGCTTGCCGTTCCCGACATCTGTACGGTCCGTGACCTGGCACGGCTCGATGTGGAGGCCCGTCGAAAGGGCATCTACCTGCATTTTCATGCTGCCCTGCCTGCCGAACGGGCGGGACTCGTCCGGTCTCGCGAGGTCCGCGCCGCCCTTGTCGCCGTACCGCCCGGCGACGCGACCTGGTCCGTACGGCTCGGGCTCGCCGGCGCCGCGGATCTCCCGGTGAAGACCGTCTACGCCGAGACGCTCCGGGCCGGCCGCACCGCGCGGTCGTCGCGGCGGAGCCGGATCTGGATCCAGCCCGAGGACGACGTCCCGCACATCCGCGACCGGATGTTCCGGATCCGGGATGCCATCGGTCTACAGCCCGCGCAGGTCGGCGTCTCGACCACGCTCACCACTGCAGCGGCGGAGGTCCTCGGCTCGACGGATCTGCTGCTCTGCTCGGTCGGGCAGGCCGAGGAACTGGGGCTACACTGGCGCCCGCTCGGCGAGATCCAGCTCGTCCGCGGCTTCGAGGTGTCGGCAGCCGTCGGGGACGACGCGGAGCGCATCCGGACCCGGCTCCGGCACCCGATCGCCCGCTGCCTCGGCGCACACGACCGAGACAGCGAGCACGACCAGGACGACACGCATCACCAAGTCGGCGCACACGACCAGGACGGAGGGACACCATCAAGGTCGAGCACCTGA
- the bla gene encoding class A beta-lactamase, giving the protein MRFRRATLSVLASLALVPLTGVTAAGHASTTPSVTQVVSDGAQARRELRTLEASFKGRIGAYAIDTATGKTVAYRSDERFPMLSTFKAIAAAAVLHKARTAEPGLMDKVVHWTDAEVKENSPVTEKHVKDGMTVAQLCEAAITRSDNTAGNMLLKQLGGPASLTGYFRTLKDPLSRLDRWETELNNWSPKERRDTTTPASMGRDLRAVTVGKALNAKDREQLNAWLIANETGDARIRAGLPKTWKVGDKTGTTSQYAAANDVAIVWPGKSAAPIIMSIYTNGKTADAAIDNKVIADTATILARGLGKL; this is encoded by the coding sequence ATGCGTTTTCGACGCGCCACACTCTCGGTGCTGGCATCACTCGCACTCGTCCCGCTGACGGGTGTCACCGCGGCAGGTCACGCGTCCACCACTCCGTCCGTCACTCAGGTGGTGTCAGACGGAGCCCAGGCCAGGAGGGAGCTGCGCACGCTGGAGGCGTCCTTCAAGGGCCGCATCGGCGCGTACGCCATCGACACCGCCACCGGTAAGACGGTCGCCTACCGATCGGACGAGCGTTTCCCGATGCTCTCCACCTTCAAGGCGATCGCCGCGGCGGCCGTGCTGCACAAGGCCCGCACCGCAGAGCCCGGCCTGATGGACAAGGTCGTGCACTGGACGGACGCCGAGGTGAAGGAGAACTCCCCGGTCACCGAGAAGCATGTCAAGGACGGGATGACCGTCGCGCAGCTGTGCGAGGCGGCCATCACCCGGAGCGACAACACCGCGGGCAACATGCTGCTGAAGCAGCTCGGCGGTCCGGCCAGCCTGACCGGGTACTTCCGTACGCTGAAGGATCCGCTCTCCCGGCTGGACCGGTGGGAGACCGAGCTCAACAACTGGAGCCCCAAGGAGAGGCGCGACACCACGACGCCCGCGTCCATGGGCCGCGACCTGCGCGCGGTCACGGTGGGGAAGGCTCTCAACGCCAAGGACCGGGAGCAGCTGAACGCCTGGCTGATCGCGAACGAGACCGGCGACGCCCGCATCCGCGCGGGCCTGCCCAAGACCTGGAAGGTCGGCGACAAGACCGGCACGACCTCGCAGTACGCGGCCGCGAACGACGTCGCGATCGTCTGGCCCGGCAAGTCGGCCGCGCCCATCATCATGTCGATCTACACCAACGGCAAGACCGCGGACGCCGCCATCGACAACAAGGTCATCGCGGACACCGCGACGATCCTCGCCCGCGGCCTCGGCAAACTCTGA
- a CDS encoding winged helix DNA-binding domain-containing protein, with protein sequence MVQITRAQALTLRMAGLLLRGRHHGTDRPPDVAGVVTWLGAMQAQDLASGLWSFGVRLPGYTAGDVTAALERREALRTWPMRGTVHFVPSRDAHWMLDLMGSRALAGAARRREFLGLSEEVADRAVEVLGTAVAGGGRLTRSQCMAVLADKGIEAAGQFGYHLLWYASQRGVLCIAPNVGNEQSFVLLDEWAPDPHRPDRDEALATIALRYFRGHGPTTRQDFAGWTGLTAADAKRGIMAAGDRLAGVTVDGVEMYLEPALLDTTPSAMDGHEVLVLPGFDEYLLGYKNRSLMLADEHKPAIIPGNNGMFQATVVCDGRVVGTWKRSLTKTKVQIVVHPLVPLGKADQARIEQAFEGYARFVGRTPEVRLP encoded by the coding sequence ATGGTGCAGATCACCCGGGCGCAGGCGCTCACCCTGCGGATGGCCGGCCTGCTGTTGCGCGGCCGGCATCACGGGACGGACCGGCCACCTGACGTGGCCGGGGTAGTGACCTGGCTAGGTGCGATGCAAGCGCAGGACCTGGCCAGCGGCCTGTGGTCGTTCGGCGTACGCCTGCCCGGATACACCGCCGGCGACGTGACCGCCGCGCTGGAGCGGCGCGAGGCACTGCGCACCTGGCCGATGCGCGGCACCGTCCATTTCGTTCCGTCGCGGGACGCCCACTGGATGCTCGACCTGATGGGTTCGCGGGCACTGGCAGGCGCGGCAAGGCGGCGCGAGTTCCTTGGGCTGAGTGAGGAGGTCGCCGATCGAGCGGTGGAGGTGTTGGGCACGGCGGTGGCCGGCGGTGGCCGGCTGACCCGATCACAGTGCATGGCCGTGCTGGCCGATAAGGGCATTGAAGCCGCCGGCCAGTTCGGCTACCACCTACTGTGGTACGCCAGCCAGCGCGGCGTGCTGTGCATCGCCCCGAACGTCGGCAATGAGCAGAGCTTCGTGCTGCTCGACGAGTGGGCCCCCGACCCGCATCGGCCCGACCGCGACGAGGCGCTGGCCACCATCGCACTGCGGTACTTCCGCGGCCACGGGCCGACCACGAGGCAGGATTTCGCCGGCTGGACCGGGCTGACCGCGGCCGACGCCAAGCGCGGCATCATGGCGGCCGGCGACCGGCTAGCCGGCGTGACCGTCGACGGCGTCGAGATGTACCTGGAACCGGCGCTGCTCGACACCACACCATCCGCAATGGACGGCCACGAGGTTCTCGTGCTGCCCGGGTTCGACGAGTACCTGCTGGGCTACAAAAACCGCTCACTCATGCTCGCCGACGAGCACAAGCCAGCTATCATCCCCGGCAACAACGGCATGTTCCAGGCGACCGTGGTATGCGACGGCCGGGTCGTCGGCACCTGGAAGCGGTCACTCACCAAGACCAAAGTGCAGATCGTCGTCCATCCACTCGTGCCGCTGGGCAAGGCCGACCAGGCAAGGATCGAGCAGGCGTTCGAAGGGTACGCACGCTTCGTGGGCCGTACGCCCGAGGTGCGCCTGCCGTAA